Proteins encoded together in one Ipomoea triloba cultivar NCNSP0323 chromosome 4, ASM357664v1 window:
- the LOC116017396 gene encoding sugar transporter ERD6-like 16: MAADQCKDIEKGMVKGAGDELEVPFLQDYSKLIVDSEDEEESNGSIFMVVFSTCVAVCGSFEFGSCVGYSAPTQSSIRNDLDLSIAQFSTFGSIITIGAMIGAIASGRIADLVGRKGAMRLSAVLCIAGWLAIYYAIGSWSIDMGRFFTGFGIGIFSYVVPVFIAEIAPKNLRGGLTTINQLMIVCGSSVAFLLGTVMTWRQLALTGILPCVFLLVGLFFVPESPRWLAKVGREKDFDVALRKLRGKNADVTKEAAEIQAYVDTLQSLPKARILDLFDSKYIRAVIIGVGLMVFQQFIGINGIGFYASETFSAAGLSNGNIGTIAYAIVQVPITVGGAMLMDRSGRRPLLLVSATGTFIGCFLTGASFYLKGQSVWLNLVPVLAVSGVLIYIAAFSIGMGAVPWVIMSEIFPIHVKGAAGSLVVLVNWVGAWAVSYTFNFMMEWSSTATFMLYAMFCALTFLFVVKVVPETKGKTLEEIQAIINSST; encoded by the exons ATGGCGGCCGATCAGTGTAAGGATATCGAAAAGGGCATGGTGAAAGGGGCTGGGGATGAACTGGAGGTGCCTTTTCTTCAAGATTATTCAAAGCTTATTGTGGATTCTGAGGATGAAGAAGAGAGTAATGGGTCGATTTTTATGGTGGTTTTCAGTACCTGTGTGGCTGTCTGTGGCTCTTTTGAATTCGGATCTTGT GTCGGATACTCAGCACCCACACAATCTTCCATAAGGAATGACTTAGATTTATCAATTGCCCAG TTTTCTACGTTTGGTTCTATTATAACCATTGGGGCAATGATTGGTGCCATTGCAAGTGGAAGGATTGCAGACCTAGTTGGTAGGAAAGGG GCAATGAGGCTGTCTGCTGTGCTCTGTATTGCTGGGTGGCTTGCAATTTATTACGCCATT GGATCTTGGTCCATTGATATGGGAAGGTTCTTCACAGGATTTGGCATAGGAATTTTCTCTTATGtg GTTCCAGTATTTATAGCTGAAATTGCTCCTAAGAATCTTCGCGGTGGACTGACAACAATTAATCAG CTTATGATTGTCTGTGGCTCATCAGTTGCATTTCTACTTGGGACTGTTATGACATGGAGACAGTTAGCTCTAACTG gaATCCTTCCATGTGTTTTTTTGCTTGTTGGTCTGTTCTTCGTCCCGGAGTCACCTAGATGGCTG GCAAAAGTTGGGCGTGAGAAAGATTTTGATGTAGCACTGCGTAAGCTTCGTGGGAAAAATGCAGATGTTACTAAAGAAGCTGCAGAAATCCAGGCATATGTTGATACTCTGCAGAGTTTACCCAAAGCTAGAATCCTAGACTTGTTTGACTCCAAATACATTCGTGCTGTTATT ATTGGTGTTGGACTAATGGTGTTCCAGCAATTTATCGGGATAAATGGTATCGGTTTCTACGCTAGCGAAACCTTTTCAGCAGCAG GACTTTCCAATGGAAATATTGGGACTATTGCCTATGCTATTGTTCAG GTCCCTATTACTGTGGGTGGGGCAATGTTGATGGACAGATCAGGAAGAAGACCACTTCTTCTG gtGTCAGCAACAGGAACATTCATTGGCTGCTTTCTAACTGGAGCTTCTTTCTATCTAAAG GGTCAAAGTGTGTGGCTTAATCTGGTTCCAGTGTTGGCTGTATCTGGAGTACTG ATATATATAGCAGCATTCTCAATTGGAATGGGAGCAGTGCCTTGGGTTATAATGTCAGag ATATTCCCAATTCATGTAAAGGGTGCTGCAGGAAGCTTGGTTGTTCTGGTGAACTGGGTAGGTGCATGGGCAGTGTCATACACCTTCAACTTCATGATGGAATGGAGCTCCACTGCCACATTCATGTTGTACGCCATGTTTTGCGCCCTCACCTTCCTGTTTGTGGTCAAGGTTGTGCCAGAAACCAAGGGGAAAACCCTGGAGGAAATCCAGGCAATCATCAACTCCTCAACTTAA
- the LOC116014930 gene encoding serine/arginine-rich SC35-like splicing factor SCL28 isoform X1, whose protein sequence is MKTMGRYRSRSRSYSPVRNNRYDDRRDRRGDRRSPAPSGLLVRNISLKSRPEDLRVHFEHFGPLRDVYLPKNYYTGEPRGFGFVKFRYPEDAAEAKKYLNHTVIDGREIQIVFADENRKTPQEMRRISNTNGRRSSRRHSPSRSPRRRYRSYSRSPTPTRQDLRDRDRHGRGDYSSPRRSRSLSRSLSPRGDRSIERRARRSRSIPQPVSPHGDRNGKIQSPKTKCQAPHGEDNALKQSESPRENSRS, encoded by the exons ATGAAAACAATGGGAAGGTACAGAAGCCGTAGTCGGAGCTACAGCCCTGTGAGAAACAATCGCTACGATGACCGTCGCGACCGGCGTGGAGACCGCCGTTCTCCTGCTCCCTCTGGCCTTCTCGTCCGAAATATCTCTCTCAAGTCCAG GCCAGAAGATCTCAGAGTCCATTTTGAGCATTTTGGTCCACTAAGAGAtgtttatttaccaaaaaattaCTACACTGG AGAACCACGTGGCTTTGGCTTTGTGAAGTTTCGTTATCCCGAAGATGCCGCTGAAGCAAAGAAATACTTAAATCATACTGTCATTGATGGGCGTGAAATTCAAATTGTATTTGCTGATGAAAATAGAAAGACTCCACAGGAAATGCGTAGGATTTCAAACACAAA TGGTCGACGGAGCTCCAGAAGACACAGTCCTTCAAGATCCCCTCGGCGGAGATATCGCT CCTATTCGCGCTCACCCACCCCAACACGACAAGATTTGAG AGACAGAGATCGTCATGGAAGGGGTGACTACTCTTCTCCAAGGAGATCCAGATCACTATCAAGATCTCTCTCCCCTAGGGGTGACAGGTCAATAGAAAGGAGGGCAAGGCGGTCCAGATCCATACCCCAGCCTGTTTCTCCACATGGTGACAGGAATGGTAAAATTCAAAGTCCAAAAACTAAATGTCAGGCTCCCCATGGTGAGGATAATGCTCTGAAGCAGTCTGAGAGTCCAAGAGAGAATTCACGCAGTTGA
- the LOC116014930 gene encoding serine/arginine-rich SC35-like splicing factor SCL28 isoform X2 — MKTMGRYRSRSRSYSPVRNNRYDDRRDRRGDRRSPAPSGLLVRNISLKSRPEDLRVHFEHFGPLRDVYLPKNYYTGEPRGFGFVKFRYPEDAAEAKKYLNHTVIDGREIQIVFADENRKTPQEMRRISNTNGRRSSRRHSPSRSPRRRYRSYSRSPTPTRQDLS, encoded by the exons ATGAAAACAATGGGAAGGTACAGAAGCCGTAGTCGGAGCTACAGCCCTGTGAGAAACAATCGCTACGATGACCGTCGCGACCGGCGTGGAGACCGCCGTTCTCCTGCTCCCTCTGGCCTTCTCGTCCGAAATATCTCTCTCAAGTCCAG GCCAGAAGATCTCAGAGTCCATTTTGAGCATTTTGGTCCACTAAGAGAtgtttatttaccaaaaaattaCTACACTGG AGAACCACGTGGCTTTGGCTTTGTGAAGTTTCGTTATCCCGAAGATGCCGCTGAAGCAAAGAAATACTTAAATCATACTGTCATTGATGGGCGTGAAATTCAAATTGTATTTGCTGATGAAAATAGAAAGACTCCACAGGAAATGCGTAGGATTTCAAACACAAA TGGTCGACGGAGCTCCAGAAGACACAGTCCTTCAAGATCCCCTCGGCGGAGATATCGCT CCTATTCGCGCTCACCCACCCCAACACGACAAGATTTGAG TTAG